A genome region from Phoenix dactylifera cultivar Barhee BC4 chromosome 18, palm_55x_up_171113_PBpolish2nd_filt_p, whole genome shotgun sequence includes the following:
- the LOC120104479 gene encoding uncharacterized protein LOC120104479 codes for MKNLKKFQVIEKLEPREEELHFLSRGKPLLEAPKEISQFSSSSQSEGPTLESLHTRLKVAERSLFLVDKRVSRIEKVLRDNGLLVDDENVKHDTDFTEVSEEYTTVEAKDKGVVEKDEIHDSADEVEVIWPTDVEGEKEGGPISTKYVSSLCRRVKFGARERKATEKAKAIAHFPNTYRRAKKKQKIASLGEGSMALAIKKEDLPTRLSKLLEPITTALMELRKLIPLDKETSPPIEVYKFVQFLKYSTYICNLLSPYHVLC; via the exons ATGAAgaacttaaaaaaatttcag GTGATCGAGAAGCTAGAGCCTAGAGAGGAGGAGTTGCACTTTCTCTCACGAGGAAAGCCACTATTAGAAGCTCCGAAAGAGATAAGTCAG TTTTCGTCATCCAGCCAGAGTGAAGGACCTACATTGGAAAGCTTACATACCCGCTTAAAAGTGGCTGAGAGGTCTTTGTTTTTGGTTGATAAGAGGGTGTCCAGAATTGAGAAGGTCCTCCGAGATAATGGTCTCTTAGTGGATGACGAAAATGTTAAGCATGATACAGATTTTACTGAG GTGAGTGAAGAGTATACTACAGTTGAAGCTAAGGACAAAGGTGTAGTGGAGAAAGATGAGATTCACGATAGTGCAGATGAGGTGGAG GTTATTTGGCCCACTGATGTTGAGGGTGAGAAAGAAGGTGGACCTATCTCCACGAAATATGTTTCCTCCTTATGCCGGCGCGTGAAGTTTGGAGCACGTGAGCGAAAGGCAACAGAGAAAGCAAAGGCCATAGCACACTTTCCAAATACTTATAGAAgggcaaaaaagaaacaaaaaatagcCTCTCTAGGTGAAGGTAGTATGGCACTAGCAATTAAAAAGGAGGATTTGCCCACTCGGTTGAGTAAATTATTGGAGCCTATCACTACTGCACTTATGGAGCTCCGCAAGTTAATTCCACTCGACAAAGAAACATCACCCCCTATAGAGGTATACAAATTTGTTCAGTTCCTTAAATATTCTACGTACATATGCAATTTGCTAAGTCCATATCATGTTCTTTGCTAA
- the LOC120104480 gene encoding uncharacterized protein LOC120104480, whose translation MSDKDVHNMHQIHVNLNAAVIEMVVTHSPSLIEAADVVINTSGSSHGAEISWRSKNISKSSSSNFVQVVEETRAAIEEEGSQRNSLDAWKSCIEGVGQEFTNVETLRDAIRNFCIANCRDFVFMKNDHERVTVECAYEECEWRIHASRLGNGEKFAIKKMNGNHTCGGGMQVRSHPKASKRWVSNIVKDKLQDMPLYKPTDIVKDIRREYGVQLPYHQAWHGKELAMKEIYGDRSLSYDRIWWYCDAIIQTNPDSITEYETIEGRFRRLFICFHASLLGFIKGCRPLIFMDGTFIKHKDGGVLLGATAKDGNDDMFPIAYGVVDTETDENWEWFFRIFKEAIHSCSAYHGQKFTFMTDRHQEIIKSVPKYFPGCYHSYCIRHVKENFKNQVLVHYRAADRKRLLDLLNAVVYTPRLNVFQKLIGKLTSEAPDSRRSESGAIAMPQMLINGAVEWGRLKYRKLIVDVVN comes from the exons ATGAGCGATAAAGATGTTCATAACATGCATCAAATACATGTGAACTTAAATGCGGCAGTGATCGAGATGGTTGTTACTCATTCTCCAAGCTTGATCGAAGCTGCTGATGTAGTAATCAATACCAG TGGCTCATCCCATGGTGCTGAAATTAGTTGGAGatccaaaaatatttcaaagaGTAGCTCAAGTAATTTTGTCCAAGTTGTTGAAGAAACGAGAGCTGCAATTGAAGAGGAAGGAAGTCAAAGAAATTCGTTGGATGCTTGGAAAAGCTGTATTGAGGGCGTTGGTCAGGAGTTCACGAATGTCGAAACTCTTCGTGACGCCATTCGCAACTTTTGTATCGCAAATTGCAGAGATTTTGTGTTCATGAAGAACGATCATGAGCGAGTTACTGTGGAATGTGCATATGAAGAATGTGAATGGCGTATCCATGCTTCTCGACTTGGTAATGGTGAAAagtttgcaattaaaaaaatgaacgGTAACCATACATGTGGAGGAGGGATGCAAGTCCGGTCGCATCCGAAGGCTTCGAAACGTTGGGTTTCGAACATTGTTAAAGATAAACTTCAAGATATGCCATTATATAAGCCGACTGACATTGTAAAAGATATTCGTCGGGAATATGGTGTTCAATTGCCGTATCATCAAGCTTGGCATGGTAAGGAGCTGGCTATGAAGGAGATTTATGGTGATAGATCACTATCTTATGACCGAATTTGGTGGTATTGCGACGCCATTATTCAAACCAACCCCGACAGCATTACAGAGTACGAAACAATTGAAGGTCGATTCAGACGTCTGTTCATTTGTTTTCATGCTTCACTATTGGGTTTCATAAAAGGATGTCGACCTCTAATTTTTATGGATGGGACATTTATAAAACATAAGGATGGAGGCGTATTGCTTGGCGCCACTGCCAAAGATGGCAATGATGATATGTTTCCTATAGCTTATGGTGTGGTAGATACAGAAACTGATGAAAACTGGGAATGGTTTTTCCGGATTTTCAAAGAAGCTATTCATAGTTGCAGTGCGTATCATGGTCAAAAGTTCACATTTATGACAGATAGACATCAGGAAATTATTAAATCGGTGCCGAAGTACTTTCCTGGTTGCTACCACTCATATTGTATTCGTCATGTGAAAGAAAACTTTAAGAATCAG GTGCTTGTCCATTATCGTGCAGCTGATAGAAAGAGGCTACTTGATTTACTAAATGCTGTTGTGTATACTCCAAGGCTTAATGTTTTTCAAAAGCTAATTGGGAAGCTTACATCAGAAGCCCCTG ATTCGAGAAGGTCTGAAAGTGGTGCAATTGCAATGCCCCAAATGCTTATCAATGGTGCAGTCGA ATGGGGAAGGCTGAAGTACAGGAAGTTGATTGTTGATGTTGTCAACTAA